A region from the Saccharomonospora azurea NA-128 genome encodes:
- a CDS encoding glycosyltransferase — protein MAQGETARNTQPLVSVVVVNYRGADDTIACLRALAELDYPRLEIVCVDNASPGDDADRIQAAVPAARVVDSDRNLGFAGGCNLGARHATGTVLAFLNNDARPHARWVDAAVDALRADPTVAAVASKVLDLDGERADFVDGGLTWFGMGYKRHADTPLAELPEAEHDVAKDVLFATGSAMFVRASVFAELGGFDDDFFMFYEDVDLGWRLNLRGWRVRYVPTSIAYHRHHGTMSAVDSPDSGRETFLLERNALCALYKNLSDETLASVLPAALALTVRRATARGELDPTQLDLASGVGPPETSPVPVSRGALAGMLAVDAFVERLPSLQRSRAEEQAKRVRTDADLLPLLRKALEPAYPLPRYLAAHDILTEVFGIEKTFGTRRTICVVTGDTLTKRMAGPAIRAWNIAAVLAAEHDVRLVSVNPVVDPPPAPFTVTAASRRDLAHHIAWADIVVLQGHVLELAPSLKREYAHKIVVCDVYDPMHLELLEQGKDAADDRREADLAGVTRVLDAQLERGDFFLCASERQRHFWLGHLTALGRLSPQLYDADPTTRSLLAVVPFGLSPEPPRRTGPGLRSTLGLSAGDRVVLWAGGVYSWFDPLTLVRAFGTLKESRPDARLVFLGMKHPNPEVGEMDIAARTRRLADDLELTGKHVFFNEQWVPYDERQNWLLDADCGVTTHYEHVETMFAFRTRVLDYLWAGLPIVTTDGDAFADLVRDERLGVVVPAEDPQALAEALERCLYDTEFAQACRERMVSVAERFTWPHVLRPLVEFCRDPRPAADRLPGADHLAPAPRPGRVELVRRDLDLVRSYLADGGPTELARRAVGRVRKIARQGLRRG, from the coding sequence GTGGCCCAGGGGGAAACGGCGCGGAACACACAACCGCTGGTCTCGGTCGTCGTCGTGAACTATCGAGGCGCCGACGACACCATCGCGTGTCTGCGCGCGCTCGCCGAGCTCGACTACCCGCGGCTGGAGATCGTCTGCGTCGACAACGCCTCGCCGGGCGACGACGCCGACCGCATCCAGGCGGCCGTCCCCGCCGCACGCGTCGTCGACTCCGACCGCAACCTCGGCTTCGCCGGAGGCTGCAACCTGGGGGCGCGCCACGCGACGGGCACGGTGCTGGCCTTCCTGAACAACGACGCCCGCCCGCACGCCCGCTGGGTCGACGCCGCCGTGGACGCGCTGCGCGCCGACCCCACCGTCGCCGCCGTCGCGAGCAAGGTTCTCGACCTCGACGGGGAGCGCGCCGACTTCGTGGACGGCGGACTGACCTGGTTCGGCATGGGCTACAAGCGGCACGCCGACACCCCGCTGGCGGAGCTGCCGGAGGCCGAGCACGACGTCGCCAAGGACGTGCTGTTCGCCACCGGCTCGGCCATGTTCGTCCGCGCGAGCGTGTTCGCCGAGCTCGGTGGTTTCGACGACGACTTCTTCATGTTCTACGAGGACGTCGACCTCGGGTGGCGGCTGAACCTGCGCGGCTGGCGCGTGCGGTACGTCCCCACGTCCATCGCCTACCACCGGCACCACGGGACGATGTCCGCCGTGGACAGCCCGGACAGTGGCCGGGAGACGTTCCTGCTGGAACGCAACGCCCTGTGCGCGCTCTACAAGAACCTGTCGGACGAGACGCTGGCCTCGGTACTGCCGGCCGCGCTGGCGCTGACCGTGCGGCGCGCCACCGCCCGCGGTGAGCTCGACCCGACGCAGCTCGACCTGGCATCCGGTGTGGGCCCGCCCGAGACCTCCCCGGTCCCGGTGTCGCGGGGCGCGCTGGCCGGGATGCTGGCCGTCGACGCGTTCGTGGAGCGGTTGCCGTCGCTGCAACGCTCGCGCGCCGAGGAACAGGCCAAGCGCGTCCGCACCGACGCCGACCTGCTGCCGCTGCTGCGCAAGGCCCTCGAACCGGCGTACCCCCTGCCGCGCTACCTCGCGGCCCACGACATCCTCACCGAGGTCTTCGGCATCGAGAAGACGTTCGGCACACGCCGCACGATCTGCGTCGTCACCGGCGACACGCTGACCAAGCGCATGGCGGGTCCCGCGATCCGCGCCTGGAACATCGCCGCCGTACTGGCGGCCGAACACGACGTCCGGCTGGTGAGCGTCAACCCGGTCGTCGACCCGCCGCCCGCGCCGTTCACCGTGACGGCCGCGAGCAGGCGCGACCTCGCCCACCACATCGCCTGGGCCGACATCGTGGTGCTCCAGGGACACGTGCTGGAACTCGCTCCCTCGCTCAAGCGCGAGTACGCCCACAAGATCGTGGTCTGCGACGTCTACGACCCCATGCACCTGGAGCTGCTCGAACAGGGCAAGGACGCCGCCGACGACCGGCGTGAGGCCGACCTCGCCGGCGTCACCCGGGTCCTCGACGCGCAGTTGGAGCGAGGCGACTTCTTCCTGTGCGCCTCCGAGCGGCAACGGCACTTCTGGCTCGGCCACCTCACGGCACTCGGCAGGCTGTCGCCCCAGCTCTACGACGCCGACCCCACCACGCGGTCCCTGCTCGCGGTGGTGCCGTTCGGCCTGTCGCCCGAGCCGCCCCGACGCACCGGGCCGGGGCTGCGGTCCACCCTCGGCCTGTCCGCCGGCGACCGCGTGGTGCTGTGGGCCGGTGGCGTGTACAGCTGGTTCGACCCGCTCACGCTCGTGCGCGCCTTCGGAACGCTGAAGGAGAGCCGCCCCGACGCGCGGCTGGTGTTCCTCGGCATGAAGCACCCGAACCCGGAGGTCGGCGAGATGGACATCGCCGCCCGCACCCGGCGGCTCGCCGACGACCTGGAGCTCACGGGCAAGCACGTCTTCTTCAACGAGCAGTGGGTGCCCTACGACGAGCGGCAGAACTGGCTGCTCGACGCCGACTGCGGGGTCACCACGCACTACGAGCACGTCGAGACGATGTTCGCGTTCCGCACCCGGGTGCTCGACTACCTGTGGGCCGGGCTGCCCATCGTCACCACCGACGGCGACGCCTTCGCCGACCTGGTCCGCGACGAACGACTCGGCGTGGTGGTGCCCGCGGAGGATCCACAGGCGCTGGCCGAGGCGCTGGAGCGCTGCCTGTACGACACCGAGTTCGCCCAGGCCTGCCGCGAGCGGATGGTGTCGGTGGCGGAACGGTTCACCTGGCCTCACGTGCTGCGTCCCCTCGTGGAGTTCTGCCGCGACCCGAGACCCGCGGCCGACCGGCTCCCCGGCGCCGACCACCTCGCCCCGGCACCGCGCCCGGGCAGGGTGGAGCTCGTGCGCCGCGACCTGGACCTGGTGCGGTCGTATCTCGCCGACGGCGGCCCCACCGAACTCGCCCGCCGTGCCGTGGGCCGGGTCCGCAAGATCGCGCGCCAGGGACTCCGCCGTGGCTAG
- a CDS encoding glycosyltransferase, which translates to MPTSAPPPGAVTTVVVVTWRGADHVTDCLDGLAAQDRPHRTLVVDNASDDGTAALLARHPSRPRVIRLRRNAGYAGGLAAALAHVETPLVAWLNDDAVPAPGWLGALEDTLAGDARLGAVGSVLRLPDGSVQSAGVRLTADGHGADATALPPEHRPFGFCGGAVLLRTETLRRVGGVPADFFCYYEDTDTAWRLRLAGSDIAVCPDAVVSHRHGASSRPGSPLFHRWNERNRLLMLLRCAPAAVAARELARFATLTAVLTLRRARRAGPAVPEAANFRVSLRCRVLADVAARLASTLRQRAEVRRGSVRSRGDVWRRWAGQ; encoded by the coding sequence GTGCCGACCAGCGCCCCGCCGCCCGGCGCCGTCACCACCGTGGTCGTGGTGACCTGGCGCGGAGCGGACCACGTCACCGACTGCCTGGACGGCCTCGCGGCGCAGGATCGTCCACATCGCACGCTCGTGGTCGACAACGCGTCCGACGACGGCACGGCGGCGCTGCTCGCCCGGCACCCGAGTCGTCCGCGCGTGATCCGCCTGCGCCGCAACGCCGGCTACGCGGGCGGGCTCGCCGCGGCCCTCGCGCACGTGGAGACGCCGCTGGTGGCCTGGCTCAACGACGACGCCGTCCCCGCCCCCGGCTGGCTGGGCGCGCTGGAGGACACGCTGGCGGGCGACGCCCGGCTCGGCGCGGTCGGCTCCGTCCTCCGCCTCCCCGACGGCAGCGTCCAGTCGGCGGGCGTGCGGCTGACCGCCGACGGGCACGGCGCCGACGCGACCGCGCTGCCCCCGGAGCACCGCCCGTTCGGCTTCTGCGGGGGCGCGGTGCTGCTCCGTACCGAGACACTGCGCCGCGTCGGGGGCGTGCCCGCCGACTTCTTCTGCTACTACGAGGACACCGACACCGCGTGGCGGCTGCGGTTGGCGGGCAGCGACATCGCCGTCTGCCCGGACGCGGTGGTGAGCCACCGGCACGGGGCGAGCAGTCGTCCCGGTTCCCCGCTGTTCCACCGTTGGAACGAGCGCAACCGCCTGCTGATGCTGCTGCGGTGCGCACCCGCGGCGGTGGCTGCCCGGGAGCTCGCCCGGTTCGCGACGCTCACCGCCGTGCTGACGCTGCGGCGGGCGCGGCGCGCAGGCCCGGCCGTGCCCGAGGCCGCGAACTTCCGCGTGTCCCTGCGCTGCCGGGTCCTGGCCGACGTCGCCGCACGGCTGGCCTCGACGCTGCGGCAACGCGCTGAAGTGCGACGAGGGAGCGTGCGAAGCCGAGGTGACGTCTGGCGCCGGTGGGCCGGGCAGTAG
- a CDS encoding MFS transporter, with protein sequence MIRREPPPRRSLWANTDYRRLYGAQVVALFGTGLTTVALGLLAYDLAGSRAGAVLGTALAIKMVTYVTVAPLAGAVADRVPRRRLLVALDVVRASVVVALPFVTEIWQVYLLVLVLQSASAAFTPTFQAVLPDLLPDERDYTRALSASQLAVTMETLLSPALAAALLSVLSFHWLFTGTTAGFLGSALLVLSARIPLARPSAREGLWDRLASGTRIFLTTPRLRGVLALDLAVAGVGALVVVNTVNYVRDVLGRPDADVALLLGAHGAGTLLVASAMPTVLERLPERSVMLLGAGALGTGSLAAVALSTTEGSWPAALAIWAVIGTGSGLVLTPVGRVLRRSAHEADRPAVFAAQFSLSHACWLVSYPVAGWLVTASGFTRGWLVLSGLTVLGSLAAIRLWPRRDPRALRHVHVDLPDGHEHLADAEPTGDGGWRHTHAFTIDA encoded by the coding sequence GTGATCCGGCGTGAACCCCCACCACGTCGTTCGTTGTGGGCCAACACCGACTACCGGCGGCTCTACGGCGCACAGGTCGTCGCTCTCTTCGGCACGGGACTCACCACGGTGGCGCTCGGCCTGCTGGCCTACGACCTCGCGGGTTCGCGCGCGGGAGCCGTTCTCGGGACGGCGTTGGCGATCAAGATGGTCACCTACGTGACGGTGGCGCCCCTCGCGGGTGCGGTCGCCGACCGGGTGCCGCGACGCCGCCTGCTCGTGGCGTTGGACGTGGTGCGCGCGAGCGTGGTCGTGGCGTTGCCGTTCGTCACGGAGATCTGGCAGGTCTACCTGCTCGTTCTCGTGTTGCAGTCGGCGTCGGCCGCGTTCACCCCGACGTTCCAGGCGGTGCTGCCGGACCTGCTGCCCGACGAGCGCGACTACACGCGGGCGTTGTCGGCCTCGCAGCTCGCCGTGACCATGGAGACCCTGCTGAGCCCGGCGCTGGCCGCCGCGCTGCTGAGCGTGCTGAGTTTCCACTGGCTCTTCACCGGGACCACGGCGGGCTTCCTCGGCTCGGCCCTGCTCGTCCTCTCCGCCCGCATCCCGCTCGCCCGACCGAGTGCCCGGGAAGGCCTGTGGGACCGCCTCGCGTCCGGCACCCGGATCTTCCTCACCACGCCGCGACTGCGCGGGGTGCTGGCACTGGATCTCGCGGTGGCCGGCGTGGGCGCGCTGGTCGTGGTCAACACGGTGAACTACGTGCGGGACGTCCTCGGGCGTCCCGACGCCGACGTCGCCCTGCTCCTGGGCGCCCACGGCGCGGGCACGCTGCTGGTGGCGTCGGCGATGCCGACCGTGTTGGAGCGCCTGCCCGAGCGGTCCGTGATGCTCCTCGGGGCCGGTGCCCTCGGCACCGGGTCGCTCGCCGCCGTCGCACTGTCCACCACCGAGGGGAGCTGGCCGGCCGCCCTGGCGATCTGGGCCGTCATCGGGACCGGTTCGGGACTCGTGCTCACCCCGGTCGGACGCGTGCTGCGTCGCTCCGCGCACGAGGCCGACCGGCCCGCCGTCTTCGCCGCCCAGTTCTCCCTGTCGCACGCCTGCTGGCTCGTGAGCTACCCCGTCGCGGGGTGGCTCGTCACCGCGAGCGGCTTCACCCGGGGCTGGCTGGTGCTCAGCGGACTCACCGTGCTCGGCAGCCTCGCCGCGATCCGGCTGTGGCCGCGCCGCGACCCGCGAGCCCTGCGCCACGTCCACGTCGACCTGCCCGACGGGCACGAACACCTCGCCGACGCCGAACCCACCGGCGACGGCGGGTGGCGGCACACCCACGCCTTCACCATCGACGCG
- a CDS encoding ArsR/SmtB family transcription factor, with amino-acid sequence MGHQPPGHAPPAQLSAEDARTVAETLQALATPSRLLILTRLRAGARAVTELADDIGMETSAVSHQLRLLRNLGLVTGTRRGRHIVYSLYDSHVAMLLDEAVYHIEHLRLGLREPGGARYPGRGEGA; translated from the coding sequence ATGGGTCACCAGCCACCGGGACACGCGCCACCGGCTCAGCTGAGCGCGGAGGACGCGCGGACGGTGGCCGAGACGCTGCAGGCGCTGGCCACGCCGAGCCGCTTGCTCATCCTCACCCGGCTGCGGGCAGGCGCCCGCGCGGTGACCGAGCTGGCCGACGACATCGGTATGGAGACCTCCGCCGTGTCCCACCAGCTCCGGCTCCTGCGCAACCTCGGCCTGGTGACCGGGACGCGCCGTGGCCGCCACATCGTGTACAGCCTCTACGACAGTCACGTCGCGATGCTGCTCGACGAAGCCGTCTACCACATCGAGCACCTCCGCCTGGGCCTGCGCGAACCCGGAGGTGCCCGGTACCCCGGCCGGGGAGAGGGCGCCTGA
- a CDS encoding glycosyltransferase family 2 protein translates to MTEPKTYGDAVAVVTVTYSPGKTLDRFLDTLEKATDRAVSVVLADNGSVDGAPEDAAAARDNVHFVPTGGNLGYGGGANAGVATLGDDVGWIVVANPDLEWDPGSLDELLRVAQRWPRGGAFGPLIREPDGTVYPSARLLPSLGRGIGHAVFGKIWPGNPWTRSYRQERETPTERSVGWLSGSCLLLRREAFDSVAGFDTRYFMYFEDVDLGDRLGRAGWLNVYAPSASVMHIGGVSTAKASARMLAAHHDSAYRYLADRHRGLVWKPVLAAVKVGLALRLKLQTRRG, encoded by the coding sequence GTGACGGAGCCGAAGACGTACGGTGACGCGGTCGCCGTGGTGACAGTGACCTACTCGCCGGGCAAGACCCTGGACCGCTTCCTCGACACCCTGGAAAAGGCCACCGACCGCGCGGTCTCCGTGGTGCTCGCCGACAACGGCTCGGTCGACGGTGCCCCGGAGGACGCGGCCGCGGCGCGGGACAACGTCCACTTCGTCCCCACGGGCGGCAACCTCGGCTACGGCGGCGGAGCGAACGCGGGCGTCGCCACGCTCGGTGACGACGTGGGCTGGATCGTCGTCGCCAACCCCGACCTGGAATGGGATCCCGGTTCGCTCGACGAGCTGCTCCGAGTCGCGCAGCGCTGGCCGAGGGGAGGCGCGTTCGGGCCGCTGATCCGCGAGCCGGACGGCACGGTGTATCCGTCGGCGCGGCTGCTGCCGTCACTGGGACGCGGGATCGGGCACGCGGTGTTCGGCAAGATCTGGCCCGGCAACCCCTGGACCCGCTCGTACCGGCAGGAAAGGGAAACACCCACGGAACGCAGCGTGGGATGGCTGTCGGGTTCGTGCCTGCTGCTGCGCAGGGAGGCGTTCGACTCCGTCGCGGGCTTCGACACGCGCTACTTCATGTACTTCGAGGACGTCGACCTCGGCGACCGGCTCGGCAGGGCGGGCTGGCTCAACGTCTACGCGCCGTCGGCGAGCGTCATGCACATCGGTGGGGTGTCCACCGCGAAGGCGTCGGCACGGATGCTCGCGGCGCACCACGACAGCGCCTACCGCTACCTCGCCGACCGCCACCGGGGCCTGGTGTGGAAGCCCGTGCTCGCGGCCGTGAAGGTGGGGCTGGCGCTGCGGCTGAAGCTCCAGACCCGGCGCGGCTGA
- the manB gene encoding mannose-1-phosphate guanylyltransferase, whose product MTSVSGADAVILVGGKGTRLRPLTLSAPKPMLPTAGVPFLSHVLSRVRAAGITHVVLGTSYRAEVFEQHFGDGSAFGLDIEYVVETEPLDTGGAIRNVADRLRGDDVVVFNGDILSGTDLGALVATHREVGADVTLHLQRVDDPSRFGCVPTDADGRVTAFLEKTPNPPTDQINAGCYVFRRSVIEDIPAGRPVSVERETFPGLLERGRHVHGFVDASYWLDVGTPEAFVRGSADLVTGRAPSAALPGPAGERLVLDGAVVAADAEV is encoded by the coding sequence ATGACGTCCGTGTCGGGTGCCGATGCCGTGATCCTCGTCGGGGGCAAGGGAACACGGTTACGGCCACTCACGCTGTCGGCGCCCAAGCCGATGCTGCCCACGGCGGGGGTTCCCTTCCTGTCGCACGTGCTGTCGCGGGTCCGGGCCGCGGGAATCACGCACGTGGTGCTCGGCACGTCGTATCGTGCGGAGGTGTTCGAGCAGCACTTCGGTGACGGCTCCGCCTTCGGTCTCGACATCGAGTACGTCGTGGAGACCGAGCCGCTGGACACGGGCGGCGCGATCCGCAACGTCGCCGACCGGCTGCGGGGTGACGACGTGGTGGTGTTCAACGGGGACATCCTCTCCGGGACCGACCTCGGTGCGCTCGTCGCCACACACCGCGAGGTGGGCGCCGACGTCACCCTGCACCTGCAGCGGGTCGACGACCCGTCGCGGTTCGGGTGCGTGCCCACCGACGCCGACGGCCGGGTGACGGCGTTCCTGGAGAAGACGCCGAACCCGCCCACCGACCAGATCAACGCGGGTTGCTACGTGTTCCGCCGGTCGGTCATCGAGGACATCCCGGCGGGTCGGCCCGTGTCGGTGGAGCGCGAGACCTTCCCGGGCTTGCTGGAGCGGGGCAGGCACGTGCACGGCTTCGTGGACGCGTCGTACTGGCTCGACGTCGGCACGCCGGAGGCGTTCGTGCGCGGATCGGCCGACCTCGTGACGGGCCGGGCTCCGTCCGCGGCACTGCCCGGCCCGGCGGGGGAGCGGCTCGTGCTCGACGGCGCGGTGGTCGCCGCCGACGCCGAGGT
- a CDS encoding GntR family transcriptional regulator, with product MTATDPWVDLLAGDRALLDRTSTAERVADVLRQRIIEGALPPGTRLSEENAGRALSVSRNTLREAFRLLVHERLLVHEFHRGVFVRILDAHDVADLYRVRRMLETSAIRLAGSATRARLTALDDAVSEGERAYAEQRWVDVGTANIRFHQAIGGLAGSPRVDDLMRQLLAELRLAFHVMSRPREFHEPYLEFNRQITTLVLDGELAEAERALQDYFDKAEAQLTDAFAQIAR from the coding sequence ATGACTGCCACGGACCCGTGGGTGGACCTGCTCGCGGGCGATCGCGCGCTCCTCGACCGGACGAGCACGGCCGAACGCGTCGCCGACGTGCTCCGGCAGCGGATCATCGAGGGCGCACTGCCACCCGGCACCCGGCTCTCGGAGGAGAACGCGGGCCGGGCGTTGTCGGTCTCGCGCAACACCCTCCGTGAGGCCTTCCGCCTCCTGGTCCACGAACGCCTGCTGGTGCACGAGTTCCATCGGGGCGTGTTCGTGCGCATCCTCGACGCGCACGACGTCGCCGACCTGTACCGCGTACGGCGGATGCTGGAGACGAGCGCGATCCGGCTCGCCGGTTCCGCGACGCGCGCCCGGCTCACCGCGCTCGACGACGCCGTCTCCGAGGGCGAACGCGCGTACGCCGAGCAGCGATGGGTGGACGTCGGCACCGCCAACATCCGGTTCCACCAGGCGATCGGCGGTCTGGCGGGCAGTCCTCGGGTGGACGACCTGATGCGGCAGCTGCTCGCGGAGCTGCGCCTGGCCTTCCACGTCATGTCGAGGCCCCGGGAGTTCCACGAGCCCTACCTGGAGTTCAACCGGCAGATCACGACGCTCGTGCTCGACGGCGAACTCGCCGAGGCCGAGCGGGCGCTTCAGGACTACTTCGACAAGGCCGAGGCCCAACTCACCGACGCCTTCGCTCAGATCGCCCGGTAG
- a CDS encoding 5-oxoprolinase subunit B family protein produces MRLLPCGDTGLLVELDDLDQVTGLHAALRAALPPGVVDLVPAARTLLVRFDPGLVDRAAVEHAVRQARPVEAARAHSEVVEIPVHYDGDDLAEVASLLGVTPRELVAAHTRAPWSVAFGGFAPGFGYLTATTWAHDVPRRSESRTAVPEGAVALAGTFSGVYPRSSPGGWQLIGRTDLTLWDTLREPPALLRPGVRVRFVEVA; encoded by the coding sequence ATGCGCCTGTTGCCCTGTGGCGACACGGGACTGCTCGTGGAGCTCGACGACCTCGACCAGGTCACCGGCCTGCACGCCGCCCTGCGAGCGGCCCTGCCCCCGGGGGTGGTGGACCTGGTGCCCGCCGCGCGCACGTTGCTCGTGCGGTTCGACCCGGGTCTCGTCGATCGCGCGGCCGTGGAGCACGCGGTGAGGCAGGCGCGACCGGTGGAGGCCGCCCGCGCGCACAGCGAGGTCGTCGAGATCCCGGTGCACTACGACGGCGACGACCTCGCCGAGGTCGCCTCCCTCCTCGGAGTCACGCCGCGCGAGCTGGTCGCCGCGCACACCCGAGCGCCGTGGTCGGTGGCGTTCGGGGGGTTCGCGCCCGGCTTCGGGTACCTGACCGCCACCACGTGGGCCCACGACGTGCCGCGGCGCAGCGAGTCCCGTACGGCGGTGCCCGAGGGCGCGGTCGCGCTGGCCGGGACGTTCAGCGGTGTCTACCCGCGCTCGTCGCCGGGTGGGTGGCAGCTGATCGGTCGCACCGACCTGACGCTCTGGGACACCCTGCGCGAGCCTCCGGCGCTGCTGCGGCCGGGCGTGCGGGTGCGGTTCGTGGAGGTCGCGTGA
- a CDS encoding 5-oxoprolinase subunit C family protein, with product MNTGAALEVVETGPLATIQDLGRPGLAGIGVGASGAADRASLRLANRLVGNPEGAAAVEVTLGGFTALARRDLTVAVTGAPCPVTVGRRGGAVNAVLRVRAGETLRLGVSERGLRSYVAVRGGLVVDPVLGSASTDVLSGVGPPPLAPGRLLPVGTPASPPPGVDFAPVAPLPAGEVTLRIVAGPRRDWFGEAALPTLLREPYEVTSQSNRIGLRLDGPELPRARDTELPSEGMVPGALQVPPTGRPTLFLADHPVTGGYPVIAVVVSADVDKAAQARPGMRLRFTPVSP from the coding sequence GTGAACACGGGTGCCGCGCTGGAAGTGGTCGAGACCGGGCCGCTCGCCACGATCCAGGACCTCGGACGGCCCGGGCTCGCGGGCATCGGCGTCGGCGCGTCCGGAGCCGCCGACCGCGCGTCGTTGCGCCTGGCCAACCGGCTCGTGGGCAACCCCGAGGGCGCGGCCGCCGTCGAGGTCACCCTCGGCGGGTTCACCGCACTGGCCCGCCGCGACCTCACCGTCGCCGTGACCGGAGCGCCGTGCCCCGTCACCGTCGGACGCCGGGGCGGGGCCGTGAACGCGGTGCTGCGGGTGCGGGCCGGCGAGACACTGCGGCTCGGCGTGAGCGAGCGGGGGCTGCGCAGTTACGTCGCGGTGCGTGGTGGTCTCGTCGTCGACCCCGTGCTCGGCTCCGCCTCCACCGACGTGCTGTCCGGAGTGGGGCCGCCGCCGCTCGCGCCGGGGCGGCTGCTGCCGGTCGGCACCCCGGCGTCACCACCGCCGGGTGTGGATTTCGCTCCGGTGGCTCCGTTGCCGGCGGGCGAGGTGACGCTCCGCATCGTGGCCGGGCCGCGGAGAGACTGGTTCGGCGAGGCCGCGCTGCCGACGTTGCTGCGTGAGCCCTACGAGGTCACGTCGCAGAGCAACCGCATCGGCCTGCGACTCGACGGCCCCGAGCTGCCGCGGGCGCGCGACACCGAGTTGCCGAGCGAGGGCATGGTGCCCGGCGCACTCCAGGTGCCGCCGACGGGACGGCCGACGCTGTTCCTCGCCGATCACCCCGTCACGGGCGGGTACCCGGTGATCGCGGTGGTGGTGTCGGCCGACGTCGACAAGGCCGCACAAGCGAGGCCGGGCATGCGCCTGCGCTTCACCCCGGTGTCCCCCTGA
- a CDS encoding NUDIX hydrolase: MVSALHADATATLEAWKPADAAQESLRHGYLGFLAAREDACERSCAAGHLTASTVLLDASGRHILLTLHPRVGRWLQLGGHCEPEDTSLADAALREATEESGITGLSLDPEPVHLDVHPVTCSLGVPTRHFDVRFVARAPEGAQPVASDESDDLRWWPVHQLPPGTEDLTELIAAALDR, encoded by the coding sequence ATGGTGAGCGCGCTGCACGCCGACGCGACCGCGACGCTGGAGGCCTGGAAGCCCGCCGACGCCGCGCAGGAATCGCTCCGGCACGGCTACCTCGGGTTCCTCGCCGCCCGCGAGGACGCGTGCGAGCGGTCCTGCGCCGCGGGACACCTCACCGCGTCCACCGTGTTGCTCGACGCCTCCGGTCGGCACATCCTGCTCACCCTGCATCCCCGCGTGGGGCGCTGGCTGCAACTCGGCGGGCACTGCGAACCCGAGGACACCTCCCTCGCGGACGCCGCGCTGCGGGAGGCGACGGAGGAGTCGGGCATCACCGGGCTCTCGCTCGACCCCGAACCCGTGCACCTCGACGTGCACCCGGTGACGTGTTCGCTCGGCGTGCCCACCCGGCACTTCGACGTGCGCTTCGTGGCGAGGGCCCCCGAGGGAGCCCAGCCGGTGGCGAGCGACGAGTCCGACGACCTGCGGTGGTGGCCCGTGCACCAGCTGCCGCCGGGCACGGAGGACCTCACCGAACTCATCGCCGCCGCGCTGGACCGGTGA